A window of the Helianthus annuus cultivar XRQ/B chromosome 4, HanXRQr2.0-SUNRISE, whole genome shotgun sequence genome harbors these coding sequences:
- the LOC110935389 gene encoding uncharacterized protein LOC110935389 has translation MKENETVEEYMNRTAVIVNQLRLNEENITEQRVVEKILRSLTRKYESVVVAIEESKDLTTISTEELLGILQSHELRMKQYDDSPIEQEFQIQSNNIDRTRQNRSEFGNRGRGRGKGRFNALIRCYNCQKVWHTARFCQQRDTNNRGENALLHEDEPEEKCDETTMFMIFNMEEITKDDCWYLDSGCSNHMTGNRSLFITLDETERREVRTGDNKKPEVLGCGDVSIKVKGLNKKVPNVFYV, from the coding sequence ATGAAAGAAAACGAGACAGTAGAAGAATATATGAATAGAACAGCTGTCATAGTAAATCAGTTACGATTAAATGAAGAAAATATTACTGAACAACGTGTCGTTGAAAAAATCCTTCGAAGTCTCACTAGAAAATATGAATCGGTAGTGGTGGCAATAGAAGAATCAAAGGATTTGACAACGATTTCTACAGAAGAACTGTTAGGCATCCTTCAATCACACGAATTAAGGATGAAACAATATGATGACTCTCCAATAGAACAGGAATTCCAAATACAAAGTAATAACATTGACCGAACACGGCAAAACAGATCTGAATTTGGAAATAGAGGACGAGGAAGAGGAAAAGGAAGATTTAATGCATTAATACGATGTTATAATTGTCAGAAAGTATGGCACACGGCCAGATTCTGTCAACAAAGAGACACAAACAACCGGGGTGAGAATGCATTACTACACGAAGATGAACCTGAAGAAAAATGTGATGAAACAACAATGTTTATGATATTTAACATGGAGGAAATAACCAAAGACGATTGCTGGTACTTAGATAGCGGATGTAGCAATCATATGACAGGAAATAGGAGTTTATTTATTACACTAGATGAAACCGAGAGAAGGGAAGTAAGAACTGGAGACAACAAGAAACCGGAGGTATTAGGATGTGGTGATGTCTCAATTAAAGTAAAAGGTTTAAACAAGAAGGTTCCGAATGTATTCTATGTGTAA
- the LOC110934274 gene encoding uncharacterized protein LOC110934274, producing the protein MDLFSQEIERSELKKGDHVYVWRMVLLYNHHGIYVGDGKIIHFVDPRMDGSFLSSSSSSSSLTRCRMSCCGSEKVAGSGVRMSCIDCFIENGSLCRYKYQAEKWFVVFKLRRGTCTTARSDRPEEVVHRATYLFENGYVEYDLEDNNCEDFALYCKTGLWSTNKSTQKRSSQVIFDLNKGIVKLRELGVRKDVVKVPVEELRLFVSRL; encoded by the exons ATGGATCTATTTTCCCAGGAAATCGAACGATCCGAGCTCAAGAAAGGAGACCATGTATATGTTTGGAGGATGGTACTATTATACAATCACCATG GAATCTACGTCGGAGATGGTAAGATTATTCATTTCGTGGACCCAAGAATGGATGGAAGCTttctttcttcatcttcatcatcgagCTCATTAACTCGTTGCAGGATGTCGTGTTGTGGGTCAGAAAAAGTAGCTGGTAGTGGAGTACGAATGTCTTGCATAGATTGCTTCATAGAAAATGGATCATTATGCCGATATAAATATCAAGCAGAAAAGTGGTTCGTTGTTTTCAAATTAAGACGCGGAACATGCACAACCGCAAGATCAGATCGACCAGAAGAAGTCGTACATAGGGCCACTTATCTGTTTGAAAATGGGTATGTGGAGTATGATCTGGAGGACAACAATTGTGAAGATTTTGCACTTTACTGTAAGACTGGTCTATGGAGCACTAATAAAAGTACCCAAAAGAGGAGCAGCCAAGTGATATTTGATCTTAATAAAGGCATTGTTAAACTTAGAGAATTGGGCGTTCGTAAGGATGTTGTGAAGGTGCCTGTGGAAGAGCTACGTTTATTCGTCAGTAGGCTGTGA